Proteins found in one Nostoc sp. NIES-3756 genomic segment:
- the gyrA gene encoding DNA gyrase subunit A produces MAKQLNLLATGQVISTALHTEMQRSYLEYAMSVIVGRALPDVRDGLKPVHRRILYAMHELGLTPDRPYRKCARVVGDVLGKYHPHGDQSVYDALVRLVQDFSCRYPLLGGHGNFGSVDNDPPAAMRYTETRLAPISHEGMLTEIGEETVEFIGNFDNSQQEPTVLPAQLPFLLLNGCAGIAVGMATNIPPHNLGEIVDGLIALIDQPDLTDEKLLELIPGPDFPTGGEIVGDAGIREAYITGKGGIVLRGVAAVEEIPGGKGSKRRTAIIVTELPYQVNKAGWIEKVAELVNQGRLQGISDLRDESDREGMRVVIELKRDTNPQEVLQHLYHQTALQTNFGAILLAIVEGQPRQLSLRQLLQEFLNFREQTLNRRYSYELGKAQTRLHTVEGLLKALSNLDEVIEILRRSADGSTAKVTLCSRLDLSEDQADAILAMPLRRLTSLEQENLQREFGELSQQIALLEKLLSDRKELLKALKKDLRSLKKKYNDPRRTKLNANAPEELPKGKKADRQNGSASTDEEGEPQNLEPAEEAILEVTHRGYLRRIQPGKKSKVENGLLESDFIIQTNLTDTHQELLVLTNGGKLYPVKVGDIPPTTGRSPRGTPLITMLTTTAQGNQEPVVSRFLLPEKLAAQQLILLTKQGRIKRLALEELTNLTRRGITILKLKDDDELLLTQFTKPGEQIVLASSGGRLLKFSANDEQLPIMGRTAMGLQAFRLLRNQQMVGCVSSTQAEYLLLVTEQGYAKRLPINQLKAANRGDLGTQAMKFDPKNDILASMVGANAGNEAAIITNKERVVRIPTDSVPILSRDGKGESILQLNRDEKVITVVEVR; encoded by the coding sequence ATGGCAAAACAGTTAAACCTTCTCGCAACGGGACAGGTAATTTCAACAGCCCTGCATACAGAAATGCAGAGGTCTTACCTTGAATATGCCATGAGTGTGATTGTAGGCCGAGCCTTACCTGATGTTCGTGATGGCTTAAAGCCAGTGCATCGGCGGATTTTGTATGCCATGCACGAACTCGGTTTGACCCCCGATAGACCATACCGCAAATGCGCTCGTGTGGTGGGGGATGTGCTGGGTAAATACCACCCTCATGGCGACCAATCTGTTTATGATGCTTTAGTGCGGCTGGTGCAAGATTTTTCCTGCCGTTACCCCCTCTTGGGCGGACATGGCAACTTTGGGAGCGTCGATAATGACCCTCCGGCGGCGATGCGTTACACAGAAACGCGCCTAGCTCCCATCAGCCATGAGGGAATGCTGACAGAAATCGGTGAGGAAACCGTAGAATTTATTGGTAACTTCGATAACTCCCAGCAAGAACCGACAGTATTACCAGCACAGTTACCGTTTTTGTTGCTCAATGGTTGTGCGGGAATTGCTGTGGGGATGGCGACGAATATTCCTCCCCACAATTTAGGTGAAATCGTTGATGGTTTGATTGCTTTAATCGACCAACCAGATTTAACAGACGAAAAATTACTAGAGTTAATTCCCGGGCCAGACTTCCCCACGGGAGGGGAAATAGTTGGTGATGCAGGCATTCGGGAAGCTTACATCACAGGTAAGGGTGGTATTGTCTTACGGGGTGTGGCGGCGGTAGAAGAAATTCCTGGTGGTAAGGGAAGCAAACGCCGGACGGCAATTATTGTGACGGAATTGCCTTATCAGGTAAATAAGGCAGGGTGGATTGAGAAAGTTGCGGAATTGGTGAATCAAGGTCGTTTGCAAGGAATTTCCGACTTACGGGATGAAAGCGATCGCGAAGGAATGCGCGTTGTGATTGAACTCAAACGCGATACTAACCCTCAAGAAGTGCTTCAGCATTTATATCACCAAACAGCTTTACAAACTAACTTCGGGGCAATTCTTTTAGCTATAGTTGAGGGACAACCCCGCCAGTTAAGCTTACGGCAATTGTTGCAGGAGTTTCTCAACTTTCGAGAACAAACCCTCAACCGCCGCTACAGTTACGAGTTGGGTAAGGCGCAAACCAGATTACATACCGTTGAAGGGTTGCTTAAGGCTTTATCTAACTTGGATGAAGTCATCGAAATTTTGCGCCGTTCCGCCGATGGGAGTACAGCGAAAGTTACCTTGTGTAGTCGCTTGGATTTGAGTGAAGACCAAGCAGATGCTATTTTAGCAATGCCATTGCGTCGCCTCACCAGCTTAGAACAGGAGAACTTACAACGGGAGTTTGGGGAACTGAGCCAACAGATAGCTTTATTGGAGAAGTTATTAAGCGATCGCAAAGAGTTACTTAAGGCGTTGAAGAAAGATTTGCGATCGCTCAAAAAGAAATACAATGACCCCCGACGCACTAAGTTAAATGCTAACGCTCCAGAGGAACTACCCAAAGGTAAAAAAGCCGACAGACAAAACGGTTCTGCTTCAACAGATGAGGAAGGAGAACCACAAAACTTAGAACCTGCTGAAGAAGCAATTTTAGAAGTTACCCACCGGGGATATCTCCGCCGCATTCAGCCAGGGAAAAAATCTAAGGTGGAAAATGGTCTGTTGGAGAGTGATTTTATTATTCAAACCAACCTCACCGACACCCACCAAGAGTTATTAGTCCTAACTAACGGCGGTAAACTTTATCCGGTGAAGGTAGGCGATATTCCCCCAACTACCGGACGTTCTCCACGGGGTACACCATTGATTACCATGCTTACTACCACAGCACAAGGTAATCAAGAACCTGTAGTCAGCCGCTTCTTACTTCCCGAAAAATTGGCGGCTCAACAATTAATCCTCTTGACTAAGCAAGGTAGAATTAAGCGCCTAGCGTTGGAAGAATTAACTAACTTAACTCGGCGCGGAATCACGATTTTAAAACTTAAAGATGATGATGAGTTGCTCTTAACTCAGTTCACCAAACCAGGAGAGCAAATAGTTTTAGCTAGTTCTGGCGGACGCTTGTTGAAATTCTCAGCCAATGATGAACAACTCCCAATTATGGGGAGAACGGCTATGGGGTTACAAGCATTCCGACTGTTGAGAAATCAGCAGATGGTTGGTTGTGTCAGTTCCACACAAGCAGAGTATTTATTGTTAGTGACCGAACAAGGATATGCCAAACGCTTACCCATCAATCAACTCAAGGCTGCAAATCGTGGTGACTTAGGCACACAAGCCATGAAATTTGACCCGAAAAACGACATTTTGGCGAGTATGGTAGGAGCAAATGCTGGCAATGAAGCGGCAATTATCACCAATAAAGAGCGAGTAGTACGCATACCTACAGACTCAGTACCTATCTTGTCCAGAGATGGTAAAGGTGAAAGCATCCTCCAACTCAACCGCGATGAAAAAGTGATTACTGTAGTTGAAGTCCGTTAG
- a CDS encoding Uma2 family endonuclease, producing MYNYNPLECLPSSAELPDSDDTPVDNELQILIPNLLLAILAAIWQNRDDWFFGINMGIYYSPLKPAIVPDGFLSLGVERFVGENGRSSYVFWEEDSIPPVLALEVVSQTYNGEYEQKKIDYAELGILYYVIYAPTRLRRKRQRLEVYRLVEGKYILQPGDKIWMPEISLGIGREQGIYQGRTREWLFWYDENGKRYQTPEEQLQSLLAKLQQQGIDPNQL from the coding sequence ATGTATAACTACAATCCCTTAGAATGCCTACCCTCATCGGCGGAATTACCAGATTCTGATGATACCCCTGTGGATAACGAACTGCAAATATTAATTCCCAACTTATTGTTAGCCATCTTAGCTGCGATTTGGCAAAACCGCGATGACTGGTTTTTTGGTATCAACATGGGAATTTATTATTCACCATTAAAACCTGCCATAGTTCCCGATGGATTTTTAAGTTTGGGCGTAGAACGTTTTGTTGGTGAAAATGGGCGTTCTAGCTATGTTTTTTGGGAAGAAGATAGTATCCCACCAGTTTTAGCTTTAGAAGTGGTGTCTCAAACTTACAACGGCGAATATGAACAGAAAAAAATCGATTATGCCGAATTAGGCATTTTGTATTATGTCATTTATGCACCAACGCGACTACGGCGTAAGCGTCAACGTTTAGAAGTTTATCGCTTGGTTGAAGGTAAATACATTTTACAACCAGGTGATAAAATTTGGATGCCCGAAATTAGTTTAGGTATTGGACGCGAACAGGGGATTTATCAAGGACGAACAAGAGAATGGCTATTTTGGTATGACGAAAATGGTAAAAGATACCAAACCCCAGAAGAACAATTACAAAGTTTATTAGCAAAATTACAACAGCAAGGAATTGACCCAAATCAACTTTAA
- a CDS encoding hybrid sensor histidine kinase/response regulator, protein MYKDKELEIQMQFLEEATDYINTLEGVLLEIDTSHRIDLDKMNAALRAAHSIKGGAAMMGYRALSDLSHRLEDAFKVLKTRKNSLEIDTQLQSLLLSAVDWLRQIVELLGEGNAVEEDWLTTFCHPVFDELRDRLGDPSPEDAATMLSPEEGQDIVPLLFETEVEGCLQRLESVLADKDQPCLQEEVAIMAAELGGLGEMLQLTAFTQLCESIKYHIENANSNITEIAQLALQTWRRSQALVLTNQRDNLPTKLELGEVVNLPVPTLFLPSQEIEETPEIFIENELIAEDLKAIDKEINHDLAIIDFPDILTEFAKENNTTDYTLTANKDREYQENTVRVPSKQLEQINDLFGELIIQRNGLNSQLERMRKLVRNLNQRVQTLERENQELRTIHERRTSKTLVNSHIGGEYPKESEFDALEMDRYNELNLRSQTVGETIVQVQEVTTDIQLGLDDTDHVARKLNKTSKQLQTKLNHIRMRPMSDLVERFPRAIRDLNVEYGKNVQLKITGGNTLIERSILESLNEPLMHLLRNAFDHGIEEPATRQALGKPEQGLIEITATHRSNRTIITMRDDGRGIALDKIRTRAQAMGIDATLLTHATDEELLSLIFEPGFSTSEKVTSLSGRGVGMDVVRNNLKLVRGDITVDTEPGVGTTFTLSVPFTLSIARVLLVETNKMLLAFPTDVVTELFLLQNEQVFPMAGNEVLNWQGSMLPLIRLSRHLEFNCPRYDNPELETPPAINAHSVLIVKGNNQPVAILVDRCWGEQEVAIRQVEGNIPLPQGFSNCTILGDGRVVALVNINELLYKVATNQRPAKNHQSSATLKTPFLFFDSAKLPEPPTPNKGTVLIIDDSINVRRFLALTLEKGGYQVEQAKDGEDAWEKLENGLKVQAVICDIEMPRLDGYGFLDRINSHFDTKNIPVAMLTSRSSNKHRQLAMQLGARAYFSKPYNEQELLGTLEEIISNVAVTAASN, encoded by the coding sequence ATGTACAAAGATAAAGAATTAGAAATCCAGATGCAGTTTCTGGAAGAAGCTACAGATTACATTAATACCCTAGAAGGCGTATTACTGGAAATCGATACAAGTCACCGCATTGACTTAGATAAAATGAACGCTGCATTGCGTGCTGCCCACTCAATTAAGGGTGGGGCGGCGATGATGGGATATCGTGCTTTGAGTGATTTATCCCATCGTTTAGAAGACGCTTTTAAAGTTTTAAAAACTCGTAAAAACTCTCTAGAAATTGACACCCAATTACAGAGTTTATTACTTTCTGCTGTCGATTGGTTGCGGCAGATTGTGGAGTTATTAGGAGAAGGTAATGCTGTAGAAGAAGATTGGTTAACTACATTTTGTCACCCAGTCTTCGATGAATTGCGCGATCGCCTGGGTGATCCTAGCCCTGAAGATGCTGCTACCATGCTATCACCAGAGGAGGGGCAAGATATTGTGCCTCTGTTGTTTGAAACCGAGGTGGAAGGATGTTTGCAGCGTCTAGAGTCGGTTTTAGCAGACAAAGACCAGCCTTGTTTACAAGAAGAAGTTGCCATCATGGCGGCTGAATTGGGCGGTTTGGGGGAAATGTTGCAGTTAACAGCATTTACCCAACTTTGTGAATCTATCAAATATCATATAGAAAATGCTAATAGTAACATCACAGAAATTGCCCAGTTAGCTTTACAAACATGGCGGCGATCGCAAGCTCTCGTTTTAACCAATCAACGCGATAATTTACCGACAAAACTTGAGCTTGGTGAGGTAGTTAATCTGCCTGTACCTACTCTATTCCTACCATCACAGGAGATAGAAGAAACACCAGAAATTTTTATTGAAAATGAATTAATTGCTGAAGATTTAAAAGCCATAGACAAAGAAATTAATCATGACTTAGCCATTATCGACTTTCCCGATATACTTACAGAATTTGCTAAAGAAAATAACACAACAGATTATACATTAACTGCTAATAAAGACCGGGAATATCAAGAAAATACAGTCCGAGTTCCCAGTAAGCAATTAGAGCAAATCAACGATTTATTTGGTGAGTTAATTATCCAACGTAATGGACTCAACTCCCAACTGGAAAGAATGCGTAAACTTGTGCGGAACTTAAACCAACGAGTGCAGACACTTGAGCGAGAAAATCAAGAATTACGCACAATTCATGAAAGAAGAACTAGCAAAACTTTGGTGAACTCTCATATTGGTGGAGAGTACCCCAAAGAGAGTGAGTTTGATGCCTTGGAGATGGATCGGTATAATGAGTTAAATTTGCGATCGCAAACAGTAGGAGAAACAATCGTTCAAGTCCAAGAAGTTACCACAGACATTCAACTTGGTCTTGACGACACAGATCATGTCGCCCGTAAACTTAATAAAACATCAAAACAATTACAAACCAAGCTCAATCATATCCGTATGCGCCCCATGTCGGATTTAGTTGAGCGTTTTCCTAGAGCCATCCGCGACTTAAATGTAGAATATGGCAAAAATGTACAATTGAAAATTACGGGTGGTAACACCTTAATTGAACGCAGCATTTTAGAATCATTAAATGAGCCTTTAATGCACCTATTAAGGAATGCCTTTGATCATGGTATCGAAGAACCAGCCACCCGTCAGGCATTAGGCAAACCAGAACAAGGCTTAATCGAAATTACCGCCACTCACCGCAGTAATCGTACTATCATTACCATGCGTGATGACGGTCGCGGCATTGCTTTAGACAAAATTCGCACCCGCGCCCAAGCAATGGGGATAGATGCAACTCTCCTCACTCACGCCACCGATGAAGAACTGCTATCACTAATTTTTGAACCAGGGTTCAGCACCTCGGAAAAAGTCACATCTTTATCTGGGCGTGGTGTAGGAATGGATGTAGTCCGTAATAACCTCAAACTAGTGCGTGGAGATATCACAGTTGATACCGAACCAGGGGTAGGGACAACCTTTACTCTATCAGTACCCTTTACCCTGTCCATCGCCAGAGTTTTGCTAGTAGAAACCAACAAAATGCTGTTAGCATTCCCCACCGACGTGGTAACAGAACTGTTTTTACTGCAAAACGAGCAAGTTTTCCCAATGGCTGGTAACGAAGTCCTCAATTGGCAAGGATCTATGTTACCCCTAATTCGCCTCAGCCGTCACCTAGAATTTAACTGTCCCCGCTACGATAACCCCGAACTAGAAACACCCCCAGCCATTAACGCCCACAGCGTCCTCATAGTTAAAGGTAATAATCAACCTGTAGCTATATTAGTAGACCGTTGTTGGGGTGAACAGGAAGTAGCTATCCGCCAAGTCGAGGGAAATATCCCCTTACCCCAAGGCTTTAGTAACTGCACCATTTTAGGTGATGGTCGAGTTGTAGCATTAGTTAATATCAACGAACTGCTGTATAAAGTTGCCACAAATCAACGCCCTGCCAAAAACCATCAATCATCAGCCACATTAAAAACACCATTCCTCTTTTTTGATAGTGCCAAACTACCAGAACCTCCAACTCCCAACAAAGGCACAGTTTTAATCATTGATGACTCAATTAATGTCCGTCGTTTCCTAGCATTAACCTTAGAAAAAGGAGGTTATCAAGTAGAACAAGCTAAAGATGGCGAAGATGCCTGGGAAAAATTAGAAAATGGTTTAAAAGTGCAAGCTGTAATTTGTGATATTGAAATGCCACGCCTTGATGGTTATGGCTTTTTAGACCGGATAAATTCTCACTTTGACACTAAAAATATTCCCGTAGCAATGCTGACTTCTCGTAGTAGTAATAAGCATCGACAACTAGCAATGCAGTTAGGCGCTAGGGCTTATTTTTCTAAACCTTACAACGAGCAAGAATTGCTGGGTACATTGGAGGAAATTATTTCTAATGTGGCAGTCACTGCTGCATCTAATTGA
- a CDS encoding methyl-accepting chemotaxis protein — protein MINKTDMAKGGDAQNKASLISTVKSTDGIEQISNKLNQLVNYKNWLFYYQSLSLKTKAVILAIALGTLPILSVGAIAYNLLNKSITQQITNSQQTAAIKLTDTANRFMWERYADIQFISQLPFFANTQVSNRTTKEEKQVVLDSLVQTYQNYESIAVFDTKGELVAQSTGEILYNQKDQSYFQEVLQKETPIIQQADTASIYIAVPVKDSINNQIVAVVRAKMPMKSLETVMQNYTVNGNTYSLLDNAGTIFLSPEKELIGKEAKANYPKLAARLDGKQVASFVTVPKTNQKQVLLSYIPPQNLAGLPNLNWQVLMTADADVLFQSQKQLLWAILLGTGVTACGVGAIAAWLAQRTTQSLLDATSALAKLGQGEFTTRVEINREDELGALATNINQVGEHLQIVSKHRGFVVTNPDQEWQPQDALQLQLLELLSNVEGVAKGDLTVRADVTAGEIGTVADFFNSIVENLRDIVTQVKQAAGQLNTAIGSNEGAIRQLAEEALTQAAEINRTLDAVDKMTHSMQAVADSAQQAATVANHAAITATKSGQAMDLTVQNILSLRETVGETAKKVKRLGESSQQISRVVSIINQIATQTNLLAINAGIEAARAGEDGEGFGVVAEEIGELAARSAVATQEIEQIVENIQRETSEVVKAMEVGTTQVVEGTIIVEEAKQSLSQILDVSRQIDSLIQSISTATVSQVETSQTVSRLMQDISSVSKRSSDSSRLVAQSLKQTVEISHQLQKAVGTFKVS, from the coding sequence ATGATTAATAAAACTGACATGGCTAAGGGTGGTGATGCTCAAAATAAAGCATCATTGATTTCTACCGTAAAATCTACCGATGGTATAGAACAAATTTCTAATAAATTAAATCAACTTGTTAATTATAAGAATTGGCTATTTTACTACCAAAGCTTGAGCTTAAAGACAAAAGCCGTAATTTTAGCGATCGCACTCGGCACACTCCCCATTTTATCTGTCGGTGCGATCGCCTATAACCTACTCAACAAATCAATTACCCAACAAATCACCAACTCCCAACAAACAGCAGCGATTAAATTAACAGACACAGCTAATCGCTTCATGTGGGAACGTTACGCAGATATTCAATTCATCTCTCAACTACCGTTTTTTGCCAATACTCAAGTCAGTAACAGGACAACTAAAGAAGAAAAACAAGTTGTCCTAGATAGCCTTGTGCAAACTTACCAAAATTATGAAAGTATTGCTGTCTTCGATACTAAAGGGGAATTAGTAGCCCAGTCTACAGGCGAGATTTTATATAACCAAAAAGACCAAAGCTATTTTCAAGAGGTTCTGCAAAAAGAGACTCCGATTATTCAACAAGCAGATACTGCAAGTATTTACATAGCCGTACCAGTTAAAGATAGTATTAACAATCAAATTGTGGCTGTAGTCCGAGCTAAAATGCCCATGAAATCCCTAGAAACAGTGATGCAAAACTACACTGTTAATGGGAATACATATAGTTTGCTGGATAACGCAGGTACAATTTTTCTCAGTCCTGAAAAAGAACTTATAGGTAAAGAAGCCAAAGCCAATTATCCCAAATTAGCCGCACGCTTAGATGGGAAACAAGTTGCTAGTTTCGTCACAGTTCCTAAAACTAATCAAAAACAAGTATTACTAAGTTACATACCCCCACAAAATTTAGCAGGACTACCTAACTTAAACTGGCAAGTTTTAATGACGGCTGATGCAGATGTGCTGTTTCAATCACAAAAACAACTGCTGTGGGCAATTCTCTTAGGTACAGGAGTAACAGCTTGTGGAGTAGGGGCGATCGCAGCTTGGTTAGCACAGCGTACCACACAGTCCTTGTTAGATGCGACCTCTGCCTTAGCAAAACTCGGTCAAGGGGAATTTACCACCCGTGTAGAAATAAATCGGGAAGATGAATTAGGTGCATTGGCGACAAATATTAACCAAGTGGGCGAACATCTACAAATTGTCTCCAAGCATCGAGGTTTTGTAGTTACCAACCCTGATCAAGAATGGCAACCCCAAGATGCTTTACAATTACAACTCTTAGAACTCCTCAGTAACGTTGAAGGCGTAGCCAAAGGTGACTTAACAGTCCGCGCCGATGTCACAGCCGGGGAAATTGGTACAGTCGCCGACTTCTTCAACTCCATCGTCGAAAACCTCCGCGATATCGTCACCCAAGTTAAACAAGCAGCCGGACAATTAAATACTGCTATCGGTTCCAACGAAGGCGCAATACGCCAACTCGCAGAAGAAGCCCTCACCCAAGCCGCCGAAATCAACCGCACCCTAGACGCAGTTGATAAAATGACCCACTCCATGCAGGCTGTAGCCGACAGCGCCCAACAAGCCGCCACAGTCGCCAACCATGCAGCCATCACCGCTACCAAGAGTGGACAAGCAATGGACTTGACTGTACAAAACATCTTGTCTTTGCGCGAAACCGTCGGTGAAACCGCCAAGAAAGTCAAACGCCTGGGAGAATCTTCCCAACAAATTTCCCGCGTCGTCTCTATCATCAATCAAATCGCCACTCAAACCAACCTCCTCGCCATCAACGCCGGTATCGAAGCCGCCCGTGCTGGGGAAGATGGCGAAGGCTTTGGTGTAGTAGCTGAAGAAATCGGTGAACTAGCAGCCAGAAGTGCTGTAGCTACCCAAGAAATCGAGCAAATTGTCGAGAACATTCAACGGGAAACCAGCGAAGTAGTTAAGGCGATGGAAGTAGGAACGACCCAAGTTGTAGAAGGGACAATAATTGTCGAAGAAGCCAAACAAAGCCTGAGTCAAATATTAGATGTATCCCGCCAAATCGACTCATTAATTCAATCAATTTCCACCGCTACCGTATCCCAAGTAGAAACATCACAAACCGTCAGCCGACTCATGCAGGATATCTCTTCGGTATCAAAACGCAGCAGCGACTCCTCCCGCCTAGTAGCCCAATCTCTCAAACAAACCGTAGAAATTTCTCATCAGCTACAAAAAGCTGTAGGGACATTTAAGGTGAGTTAA
- a CDS encoding chemotaxis protein CheW, which yields MDNSQTALVTKLPQNKLKDGYLKFYLNQQTAAILAMNHTQEAVIIPVESITAMPNMPACVFGLMNWRSRIIWAVDLPKMLNLESLENRLHQYSVIVIKVESMLLGLVVHEIKGIIKFMPEDIRSPIGQVASSLVPYLRGCVTQQEETLLVLDAQAIVNSSVIVGN from the coding sequence ATGGATAATTCTCAAACGGCACTGGTTACTAAGTTACCTCAAAATAAGTTAAAAGATGGTTATCTTAAATTCTACTTAAATCAACAAACTGCTGCTATTTTAGCAATGAACCATACTCAAGAGGCAGTGATTATTCCTGTGGAATCTATTACGGCAATGCCAAATATGCCTGCTTGTGTATTTGGGTTAATGAATTGGCGTAGTCGGATAATTTGGGCAGTTGATTTACCGAAAATGCTCAATTTGGAGTCTTTGGAAAACAGATTACATCAATATAGTGTGATTGTAATTAAAGTAGAATCTATGCTCTTGGGTTTAGTAGTACATGAGATTAAAGGCATAATTAAATTTATGCCTGAGGATATTCGTTCACCTATTGGTCAAGTGGCATCTAGTTTAGTTCCTTATTTACGTGGTTGTGTTACCCAACAGGAAGAAACTCTACTTGTATTGGATGCTCAAGCAATTGTAAATTCTTCTGTAATTGTTGGTAATTAA
- a CDS encoding response regulator yields the protein MSITLVGKILIVEDSPSELELMSRYLQESGYNVIKAAGAKEAMEKALLESPDAIVTDVVMPGMSGFELCRSLKKHPQTEKLPIVICSSKNLEIDRLWAMKQGADAYITKPYTRENLLRTIKSVVIRNS from the coding sequence ATGAGTATTACATTGGTTGGTAAAATTTTAATTGTTGAAGACTCACCTAGTGAATTAGAACTGATGAGTCGTTATTTACAAGAGAGTGGTTACAACGTTATTAAAGCTGCTGGTGCAAAAGAAGCGATGGAAAAGGCTTTATTAGAAAGTCCTGATGCGATTGTAACTGATGTAGTGATGCCAGGAATGAGCGGCTTTGAATTATGCCGTTCTTTGAAAAAGCATCCACAAACCGAGAAATTGCCAATAGTAATTTGCAGTTCTAAAAATCTAGAAATAGACCGCTTGTGGGCGATGAAACAAGGTGCTGATGCCTATATTACAAAACCCTATACCCGGGAAAATTTGCTGCGTACTATTAAATCAGTTGTAATTCGTAATTCGTAA
- a CDS encoding response regulator encodes MGTSSINNYKLNHKLHPLSLLAQLTSRHATGCLRVFTDTASWSINLDGGKLTYASYSDKLFERLDNQLRRLSQKIPTLNSATRIQMRLMFEPKGESQSITYADYQAICWLVEQNHITSKQAAILIEELAKEVIETFLLIKEGSYEFFPDVTWEELPKFCHLDLRLLVEHCQKQLRNRHRTPAINTGGGSQVLPSTRPVSPPASQQNHSELKDNSQQIAPPSLVRKTLYTIACIDDSLTVLNSIKSFLDENVFTVVIINDPVKALMQILRSKPDLILLDVEMPNLDGYELCSLLRRHSAFKNTPIIMVTGRTGFIDRAKAKMVRSSGYLTKPFDQSELLKMVFKHIG; translated from the coding sequence ATGGGTACATCTTCTATCAATAACTACAAGTTAAATCATAAACTACATCCCCTATCTCTATTAGCTCAACTCACTAGCCGCCATGCTACAGGATGTTTGCGTGTATTTACAGATACTGCATCTTGGTCAATTAATTTAGATGGGGGTAAACTTACTTATGCTTCTTACTCAGATAAGTTATTTGAACGTCTGGATAACCAACTGCGGCGCTTAAGTCAAAAAATTCCTACTCTCAACAGCGCCACTCGTATTCAAATGCGGTTGATGTTTGAACCCAAGGGAGAAAGTCAGTCTATTACATATGCAGATTACCAAGCCATTTGTTGGTTAGTTGAACAGAACCATATTACATCTAAACAAGCAGCCATTCTTATAGAAGAATTAGCAAAAGAAGTCATCGAAACGTTTTTACTTATCAAAGAGGGAAGTTATGAATTTTTCCCTGATGTGACTTGGGAAGAACTTCCTAAATTCTGTCATTTAGATTTGCGTTTATTAGTAGAACATTGTCAGAAGCAATTACGAAATCGTCATCGTACTCCAGCTATTAATACAGGTGGTGGTTCACAAGTTCTACCATCAACAAGACCCGTCTCACCGCCTGCATCTCAACAGAATCATTCAGAATTAAAAGATAATTCTCAACAAATAGCACCACCATCTTTAGTTAGAAAAACTTTATATACTATTGCTTGTATTGATGATAGTCTCACTGTCTTAAATTCCATCAAAAGCTTTTTAGATGAGAATGTATTTACAGTTGTCATTATTAATGACCCTGTGAAAGCTTTAATGCAAATTCTACGGAGTAAACCAGACTTAATTTTACTCGATGTGGAAATGCCAAATTTAGATGGCTATGAGTTATGTTCTCTATTACGGAGACATTCAGCATTTAAAAATACACCTATTATTATGGTGACGGGAAGAACAGGATTTATTGATAGGGCTAAAGCTAAAATGGTCAGGTCTTCAGGATATTTAACTAAGCCTTTTGATCAGTCAGAATTACTGAAAATGGTATTTAAGCATATTGGGTAA